A genomic segment from Alkalilimnicola ehrlichii MLHE-1 encodes:
- a CDS encoding SAM-dependent methyltransferase, with translation MLLAHLLNRIVTEGRLKVILPDGRQRTFGPGAPPKVTLRINDWRTVRRLGVRPDLELGEAWMDQRIQLEEGTLRDLLAIACRALRELEQTRWHQVQRRLLRPLRYLAQFNPLGRARRNVAHHYDLSDELFDLFLDEDRQYSCAYFQNGDESLETAQQKKKRHIAAKLCLEPGQEVLDIGSGWGGMGLSLARYAPVNVTGVTLSTEQLRVARARAQEAGLDDRVAFELQDYRERQGPYDRIVSVGMFEHVGVTHYREFFGHLRRLLKPDGIALIHAIGRISPPARTNPWIAKYIFPGGYCPALSEVLRAVEKSRLWVTDVEILRLHYAETLRAWHDRFVANRERIKALYDERFCRMWEYYLLASEAAFRHLDHMVFQIQLSRDRRAVPLTRDYISEAEDRLAALDGEDRQGLKAVKRTG, from the coding sequence ATGCTTTTGGCACACCTGTTGAACCGCATTGTGACCGAGGGACGGCTCAAGGTCATCCTCCCGGATGGCCGGCAACGTACATTCGGCCCCGGAGCCCCCCCGAAGGTCACCCTGCGCATCAACGACTGGCGGACCGTCCGCCGGCTCGGCGTGCGACCGGACCTGGAACTGGGTGAGGCCTGGATGGACCAACGCATCCAGCTCGAGGAGGGCACCCTGCGCGACCTCCTGGCCATCGCCTGCCGGGCCCTGCGGGAGCTGGAGCAAACCCGCTGGCACCAAGTGCAACGCCGGTTGTTACGCCCACTGCGCTATCTGGCCCAGTTTAACCCGCTGGGGCGGGCGCGGCGAAATGTCGCCCACCATTACGACCTCTCGGACGAGCTGTTCGACCTCTTTCTGGACGAGGACCGGCAGTACTCCTGCGCCTACTTCCAGAATGGCGACGAAAGCCTGGAAACCGCGCAGCAGAAGAAGAAGCGGCACATCGCCGCCAAGCTTTGCCTGGAACCGGGCCAAGAGGTGCTGGATATCGGCAGCGGCTGGGGCGGCATGGGACTGTCGCTAGCCCGCTATGCCCCGGTCAACGTCACCGGGGTCACACTCTCCACCGAGCAACTGCGGGTCGCCCGGGCGCGGGCGCAGGAGGCCGGACTGGATGATCGCGTCGCCTTCGAGCTTCAGGATTACCGCGAACGCCAGGGTCCCTACGACCGGATTGTCTCGGTGGGCATGTTCGAGCATGTCGGCGTCACCCACTACCGCGAGTTCTTCGGCCATCTGCGCCGGCTGCTGAAACCGGACGGCATCGCCCTGATCCACGCCATCGGCCGCATAAGCCCGCCGGCGCGCACCAACCCCTGGATCGCCAAGTACATCTTTCCGGGCGGCTACTGCCCGGCACTCTCGGAGGTGCTACGGGCCGTGGAGAAGTCCCGCCTTTGGGTCACCGATGTGGAGATCCTCCGCCTGCACTACGCTGAAACCCTTCGCGCCTGGCACGACCGCTTCGTCGCCAACCGCGAGCGCATCAAAGCGCTCTATGACGAGCGCTTCTGCCGCATGTGGGAGTATTACCTGCTGGCCAGCGAGGCGGCCTTCCGCCACCTCGATCATATGGTCTTCCAGATCCAGCTCAGCCGCGACCGCCGGGCCGTGCCCCTGACCCGCGATTACATCAGCGAGGCGGAGGACCGCCTGGCCGCTCTGGATGGTGAGGACCGCCAGGGGTTAAAGGCGGTCAAGCGCACAGGCTAG